In the genome of Chroococcidiopsis sp. TS-821, the window CCACTCGTACTGTGACCGACTAAATGAACTGGGCGATCGCACGATTGTAAGTAGTCGTGGAGTAATCCTAAAGCAACATCAAGCGAACATGGCTCGTCTTGTGTTTGACAATATTCCCACTGCGCCACCGTTAAGTGATGTGACAAATAACATAAAAGTGGGCGATGAAAGCATTGCAAACTAGGGCTAGTATTAATCCACAAAACATCTGGAACTATAGACATATAAAATCATTCACAAATACGTCTTGCCAAGTAGCACAGGCAAGATACCTGTGCATTGCTGTATGTAGTTCTCTATAGCAAAGGAAGTAAAGGTAAGTATAGAAGTCTCAAATTAGACATACCTTGTCCCTGTTTTCACCCTGACTTCTGCTATCCTAATCACTACACGCCAAACTCTTGCTTCAACTGAGATAACCAAGTTTTAACGCGCTGTTCTGTCAGCTCCGATTGATTATCTTCATCAAGCGCTAAACCAACAAATTTGCCATTTTTAACTGCTTTCGATTCATTAAACTCATATCCCTCAGTTGACCAATAGCCGACTGTTGTTCCTCCAAGTTCAGAAATTTTTTCTTCCAAAATTCCTAAAGCATCCATAAAATTATCGGCATAACCAACTTGATCGCCGGTTCCAAAATAAGCGACTTTCTTACCGCTAAAATCTATATCGTCGAGTTCTGGGAAAAAACCATCCCAATCACTTTGTAACTCACCAATATTCCAGGTAGGACACGCAATAATTAGATTTTCGTAGTCATTAAACTCACTACCATCAACATCTGCCATATTGTGCAGCGTCACAACATCTTCACCTAATTCTTTCTGAATCATTTCAGCAACAGTTTCTGTTTTTCCTGTAGTTGAACCGTAGAATAAACCTATTTTTGACATTTTTTCACCTGAAAGACTGAAAGTAAAATTTTTAGGGCAAAGCGACGCAGATTACAAATGCTGCTTATCGTTTTTGCCCCTATTGTGCTAATTGGCGATCGCAACAAAAGCACTCCAGCTATTCAACAGCAAATAGGCAAAAATTGCGCCGCCAATACCACCGATAAAAAAGCCAGTGGTAAACTGACTCCACTCATTGACATTTTGTAAAGCTTCTGGAACATTGGGAACTGTTGTGGCAAAAGCAGGTCTTGGTTGGGTTTCTAGGCGTTTTTCTAATTTGGTCGTGCCGTAAATTGAAAAACCGATTGTCAGAATGAGAATCAAACCGCCAGCTGCGAGTAAACCAACTAGATCGCCAATGTTCGCATCGCGTAACTTCCCAATAGACCCTAACACGGCGAAAGGTCCTACTAACCAATAACCGTGCGCCATGCCAATTTCTAATCCTCGTGCTAATGGATTAATTCCTGGGCGGTAAATTGGTAAGTATCTAAGAAAGTTTAAAGTAACATCTTGGGAACTAACTGAGGCTGCTGTTTGCGGAGTAACTTGCGGTGGTTGAACCATGTCACCTTTTTTGAAATCAAAACCTGCAGCAGCAGCACGCGCGCGTAAAGCGTGCCAGATATGACCAATCAGGAAGATTAAAGCAAGGACAACATGAAATGTCACAAGCCAACCACGCACAGAAACCAACCCAGGTGCAGATTCTAGCGTGCGTACCGGACCATAAAAAACTTCAGGATAGACGGTGTTGTTAACCCACGCAAAGTACGCAGCGAAGAAGCCCATGTATGCTACAGCACCAATACTATACGAAAGATAAGCTTCGCCAGAGTAAATTAAGATGCGTCGCGCCCAAGCAAAAGGTTGCGTCAATATGTGAAAGATTCCTCCACCTATCAACATCAAGCCAACCCAGATATGACCGCCGACAACATCTTCTAAGTTATCAACTGCAGCCATTCCTTCGGAACCCCAAGCCCCGAATAGATAGCCAAAAATGCGGATAGGATTGAGTGTGGGATGACTAATTACGCGCACATTCCCACCACCAGCTGCCCAAGGATCGAACAATCCACCCCAAAACATCGCTTTAGCAACCAGTAGCAATGCACCCAACCCTAAAATGACGAGGTGAATGCCTAAGATAGATGTAATTTTGTCTTTATCTTTCCAGTCGTAACCGAAAAATCCAGCTAAGGTAGGGTTGTCTTCCAAAACTTCGGGACCTAACAAAGCGTGATAAAGTCCTCCTGCTGCCAGAATCACGGACGGAATAAGATGCAAGACGGCAACAACAAAGTAGGGATAGGTGCTGATCGCTTGTCCGCCAGCCCCGACACCAAAGCCCAGCGTTGCTAAATGTGGTAATAAGATTAACCCTTGCTCGTACATTGGTTGATCGGGATGAAAGCGCGACAACTCAAATAGCGTCATTCCCCCAGCCCATAGCAAAATCAACCCTGCATGCGCGACGTGCGCGCCTAATAACTTACCTGATAAGTTCGTTAAGCGAAAGTTACCAGCCCACCAGCCTACATCAGGAATTTGATTTTTATAGGGGCTATCTGAAATCACTGCAGTCATAAGAACTCCTTGCGAATTATTTGCGTTATTGCAGTGTCAAGCACAGAAATTTCTTGCAGGAAATTGCTAATAAATTGCATTAACTTGGTTGCGGAACTACTGCATTTTCACTAATGCGACCTTTGCGAAAATCTAAACCACGCGATCGCAAAGCGTGCCAAATATGTCCTTGTAGAAAGAAAAATGCTAACCAGAAATGAGCATTTGCTAACCACGTCCGCGAAGTGACGAAATCAGGATTGGGTGATGAAAAGTAAGGCACAATATTCTGTCGTACTACCAACGCAGGACCGTAAAAGACTTCAGGATAAACAGTGGTATTGACCGAGACAAATAGCGTTGCCACAAATCCCATCAACGCTAAAGCGCCCAAACTGTAAGACAAATAAGCTTCTCCTGACCAAACAAAGAACGGATACGTCCAGCGGAAAGGCTTGGTGAGGATGTGAAAGATTCCACCAAAAATCAACATCAAGCCAACCCAGATATGACCGCCGACAACATCCTCTAGGTTGTCAACGCCAGCAATCCAGAACTTACCAATAGCGCCGAAGAGATAGCCATAAATCACTGTAGGGTCGAGCGTTGGATTCGTAATTACTCTGACATCCTCGACGTTCGGGTCATACAAACCGCCAAAGTACATCGCCTTAGCAACTAACAGAAAGGCACCCACACCGAGTAAAACGAGATGAATGCCTAAGATTGTGGTCATTTTGTTCGTATCTGCCCAGTCGTAGCCAAAAAACGGAAACCTTCCTTCTAACCTTTCTGGACCGCGTAGCGAATGAAAGATGCCACCAAAACCGAGAAAAGCAGATGAAATGAGGTGAATGACACCGATCGCAAAGTATGGTTGCGTATCTACCACAGTTCCATTAGCACCCACTCCCCAACCTTGGGCAGCAAGATGTGGTAGCAAAATTAATCCTTGCTCGTACATTGGTTTTGCAGGATTAAAATGACCCAGTTCAAATAACGTCATTGCCCCGGCCCACAGCACAATCAAGCCAGCATGAGCTACATGAGCACCGAGCAATTTACCGGATAAATTTGTCAGGCGCGCATTACCTGCCCACCAAGGAGACTCTGCGAGGTCTTGCTCCACTGAAAGTGGACTCTTAGCGACAGTTGTCACTGTATGCTACCTCCTAATTGTTGAAAATTTTTTTCAAAAACTTGCAAGATAGCTTACACTATAACGTTAGTTATTGACAATCCTTTTCATTAAATTTCTACAACTTTTTACAAGCGCAACGATTAGCGCCATTTCTCGATTGCTGCACGCTATTTCACATCGAAAACGTCCAGAATTTGCGACAACCTACACTTATTCGGCATAACGCATATGTTCAATTTATTTCTTCAAGTAGTTCAGCCGATTGCAACTCCACTCTGCTTAGTTGCGGTTTCATCATTACTAGCCGTGTTTCTTTGGAGTATCGCGATCGCAGCGCGCGACGGTATTGCTCGACTCAAGCAATTGCACCAAGTTCCTTGTAGTCGTTGCGCCTACTTCACCGGAGATTATCGACTCAAATGTACCGTCCATCCTTGCAAAGCACTTACTGAAGACGCCATTAATTGTTTGGATTATGAACCAGCAACCCACCCGCCCAAGTGTCACCCAAAAGCTTGTAAATGTCGGTGAAAACATTTCAAAAGTTGGAGCAACATAGTAATTAGCGCTTGACCACTAGCTTTTTTCTTGCTAGCTGCTTTCCCATTAGCCATTCTCGCTTTCCACAAATATGATTTTTCATTTAATCTACTTAGGGATCAAAGCCCAACTTGGCAAAGTGGCGGTTAAGCGCGACAATGAGTTTACGTCGCCCTTGAAGTCGTCCAGTGAATAACGTCCGTACTGTTTCCGATACCAAGCGAGCTTTCTACACATTTCACACCCGTCCAATCAATACGATTTATCGTCGGGTGGTCGAAGAACTGATGGTAGAAATGCACTTGCTGTCAGTAAATGTCGATTTTAGCTACAATCCCATTTATGCCCTGGGCGTAGTCACTGCTTTTGAGCGGTTTATGCAGGGGTATCAACCTGAAAGAGATAAGGAGTCAATTTTTAATGCTTTGTGTCAAGCTGTAGAAGGCGATCCAAAACGCTATCGCCAGGATGCTGAACGCTTAGGTCTATTTGCTAAGAATGCATCAACTCCTGAGTTGATGGCGTGGCTGCGTGGGGAAACTCACAAGGAAGAAGTGGGTGATTTGCAGCAGCAAATTCTAGAAGCGATCGCCCATAATCCTAACTTTAAATACAGCCGCTTGTTCGCAATTGGAGTCTTCGGCTTATTAGAACTGTCAGATCCTGCATTAGTCAAAGATGAGAAGCAGCGAGTTGAGGCACTCAAGACTATTGCTGCTACATTGAATATCTCAGAAGACAAACTCAACAAAGATTTAGAACTGTATCGCGCTAATGTAGATAAAATGGAGCAAGCATTAGCAACAATTGCAGATATGCTTTCCGCTGACCGCAAGAAACGTCAGCAACAAACTCCAGATAAAGGGATTGCAGTGACTACTCCTGATACTGACGATCCGTCACAAGCACCTGGTTCGCCGCATGACAAGGCTTCTTTTGGTTCTTAAGTTAAGTATGTAAGAAACCTAGGCTCGAAGGTTAGTAATTAGTAATTATTAATGATTGGCGATTGGCACTTAGCGCTCAGAGCTAACAGTCAATCGCTTTACTCTAGCTGCGACTTTGGCGAGCGCGAATATAACGTAACGTCACAATAGTGAGTGTAATCAGTGTAATGGGAATAATAAACGCTTGAAACACCAAGCTGAATATTGGTAAACTACCATGCTGCGTTGAGTACAAAATCAAATAAGTTGTATAGGCAACGTAATAGCCGAGAAAGAGAATTCCTTCCCAACGGGAAATGACATTATCTGTAAAGAAAATTGGCAAGCAGGCGATCGCGGTTACAATCATGACTGGAATATCAAACCGTAGTGCCGCAGCCGAAACAGCAACACCGTTGGGAGAAAAAATACTCGCAAGTCCTAATACTGCCAGAATATTAAAAATATTACTACCGACAACGTTTCCTACCGCAATGTCGCGTTCGCCACGCATACTCGCAACAACAGAAGTAGCAACTTCGGGTAAAGAGGTTCCTGCAGCAACAATTGTTAATCCGATAACTAGCTGGCTAACCCCGATTGCTTGGGCGATCGCGATCGCTCCACTCACTAACCAGCGAGAACCGATAACCAGTAATACTAAACCACCAAGAATCAAGCCTAGATTAACTAACCAAGCCGTTGTGCCATAATTTCCATATTCTCTAGCGTACTCTTCTTGAACCGCAGTATCTTTTTCTTGGCGGCTTTGGTAAATCAAAAAAAGAGTATAAGCAACGCCACAAATAAATAGCAAAATTCCGTCAAATCTCCCAATTCTGCCGTCATACCCAAGCAACTGAGTCAAAAAAGATACACCAATCATGATTGGGACATCAAACTTGACTAACTGCTGAGAGACAATGAGAGGAGCAACTAGCGCAGAAACACCAAGGATAAATAAAACATTAAAAATATTACTGCCTACAACATTACCTAAGGCAATATCCGCTTGTCCGGCAAAAGCAGATTGTAAGCTAACCGCAAGTTCCGGTGAACTGGTGCCATAAGCAACTATCGTTAAACCAATAACTAGGGGTGATACTCCAGCACTAGCCGCAAGGCGCGATGCTCCACGCACTAATATTTCTGCACCAGCAACGAGCAATACTAAGCCGATAATTAATAAAACAACCGTTGTAATATTCATAAACCTGATAACATCACTGGGTCTAGTTACCACCCGTCGGACGAATAGCTAACAATCAATGTGTTATGCAATCGCCACAAACAGTGCGGAAACTAGACCCAGTTGATTAGATGACAAGACTAAGAAGAAATTAAACTCAGTTCACAGCTTAGCGTTTACTACCGGAAGTGTTACGCACAGGAACCATGTTCATGTAATCGATGTTGAAAGCAGAAACACCTTGCGCGTAGTTTTGCTTGGGTGCGATCGCGGCTGCCATGTCGCGATACTTGCGGGGGTCGCCTTCGCGGAGCTGTCGCTGTTCGTACTTGCGGCTGTAGAATTGCTCCAGTGCAAAACGCCAATCGGTGGTGACAGTACCAGCTGTTTCGCGGAAGTCTTCGCCATAGCGGGGAGTCACTAAGTTAAAGGGGCGACCTTCCATCCGCTTGCGCTGATACGGTACGGTGTAGTCACCAAAGTTATCAGTGTACTCTTCGCTATCCAGCAAGGCATCCACAAAGCCATGAAAGCCTAGCGTACCAATTTTGATTGACCAAGCGATTTGCTCATCTTTGTTGTAAGATGACCGACCGAGAAAGCGCTTTAAGCAGATATCAACCAGCCGGTAGTTGTTATTTACTGCAACTACCATTTGGTAAAATCGCTCCGACTTGGCAAGTCCGCGGATAAAATCGCGTACTGTAATCGCGCGGTTCTTGAGTTGAGACTCTAGTTGTAGCTGACGGTTTGCTTTGAGAATTTCATGCTCGCTGAAAACCTGGCGATACGCTGCCCAAATCAGTTCTTGAATTTCTGCGGGCGAGTTCGCGTCTTCTATGCGATAGATGTATGGAGTTTCGTCATCAAGGTCAGCAACGCCAAAGCTGCGGACGCGGTGATTTTGTGTTGTAGGTTTATACTGAAGCAACGGCAATGCCATGCTGCTATCTCCGTTTCAAACAATAATTAAGTTGAGTCTTCAAAGGGGAAATTCAATTTATCCAGCTGTTACAACCGCACAGGGAAGCCAGCTGAAGGATTGACTGAAACTGGTACCCCTTGTTTATTATCCCGTGTCATGTCCGGAATTTGGATATTGGCAGTACTGACAGGTGTAAATTGCACTTGTCGAGTCTTAATAGAACTTGCCATTTCCATGAAGTTATTGATGTCGCCCCACTTGTAGCGTTCTTTTTCTTCCTTGTCGCGCCAGTAGTCAGCGTAACGTGGTGTAACCAAATTAAAGGGACGATCTTTAAAGCGGCGCCGCTGATACGGTACTGTTGTATCGCCAAAATTTGTTTGGTACTCTTCGCTATCCAGCAAAGCATCCACAAAGCCATTCCAGCCGAGGCTAGCAATTTTAATCGACCAAGCAATTTCTTCGTCTCGATTGTACGGGGCACGCCCCAGAAGTCGTTTTAGACCAACTTCCACCAATCGGTAGTTGGAATTTGTTTCTACTACCAAGCGACGGAAGCTTTCTGATTTTGCTAACCCGCGAATGAAATCGCGTACTGTAATCGCGCGGTTTTTTAGTTGCGATTCTAATTGTGCTTGGCGATAAAACTTCAGCGTTTCATGTTCGCTGAAAATTTGGCGATACGCTGCCCAAATCAATTCTTGGATTTCGCTATCAGAAGCACAATCTTCTAAACGGTAAATCCAAGGAGTGTCCTCGTTGGGGACTTCATAACCCGATACCCGCTGGTTTTGGGAACTCGGTTGATATTCAAGTAAAGGAATTGGCATAGGTTTAACTGTTTTTTTTAAGGTCACATTTTACGTACTAGGTTTGGGTAACAGGTAACAGGTAATGGGTAATTGTATAAGTTCTTTTTTCTAACCAATTACCAGTTACCAACTACCAAGTTTCACTTATGCCTAGTTACTGAGTTACGCATCAATCTACCTTGGGATTAGCCGAGGGAATATAGCGATAAGGCAAAGCAACTTCCGTAGGTTTAACGGCACGCTGTAAGGAATTTTCCCCGCGAGTCATGTCAGGAATTTCCATAGTTTTAACTTGCGAGGTGACACTAGCAATGGTTCGCTGATAGTTACGCTCGTTTGGTAATAGGCTTCCTGCCATTGCAAAAAAGGTGCTGGGAATTGCTTGACGTGCCGCTTCTTGTTTTGGCATAGTTTGTGTTCGTCGTACCTGATAATAAGAACGTCCTGATATGGATTGTAATGTTTGGCGATCGCGCCAGTACGCTCCATAACGCGGATTAACTAAATTAAAAGGACGATCTTTGAAGCGACGCCGCTGATAAGGTACGATATCATCTCCAAAATTCTGCCGATACTCTTCACCATCTACGATCGCGTCGATAAATCCGTTTAAGCCCCGCGTTGCGATCGCGATTGACCAAGAAATCTGCTCGTCTTTTCCGTAGGTTGCGCGTCCTAAGAATCGCTTAAAGGTGATATCCACTAAGCGATAGTTAGAATTTGTTTCGCCTACCAATTCGCGGTAAACCTCTGATTTTCCTAACCCACGAACGAAATCGCGCACTGTAATTGCCCGATTGCGCAGTTGTGATTCCAGAAACGGTTGACGATACGTTTCTAAAATTAAATGTTCGCTAAAAATTTGTCGATACGCTGCCCAGATGAGTTCATTAATGTCTGTATCTGATGTCACATCGCTTATCCGATAAATCCTGGGAGCGTCTTCGTCTGGAACTTCGTAACCAGCAACGCGTTGATTTTGGGTAGTTGGGGTAACTTCAAGTAAAGGTATTGACATTTTAGCAGCCCTATGGTAAGGAATAAAAGCAATAAAAATTCGTATTAAAAAGTTGTACTGAATACTTGTAATTGAGCGAGTTGCACGCGCGATCTCACGGCAGCATCTTTTTCAGTTTCTAAGATTTGCGCCAACTTATCCTGGATTTGTGACGTCAGTTTAGATGTTGTGGCTAAACTCTGCAAACCCACAACCGCAGCATAGCGAATTGACCAGTCCGCATCTTGGGCAATGACTGCTAAAGTTTCTAGTGCTTTTGCTTGGGCAACACTCTGCTGCTGTGCGGGCAATTCACGCCAGCGTAAATTCCCAAGTCCTTTAGCAGCGGCACGCCGGACACTCGGAGCAAAATCTGTTGCCGCCGAAGCAAGTAAAATGTCCAAAGCACGCGGGTCAGCGATCGCTGCCAAGGCTCGAATTGCATACGCTCTTGCGCCGTAGTTGTAATCGTCAAGTTGGTCAATTAACGGTTGTACTGCTGGACTACCGATTTGAATTAACCCCTGTACAGCTGCGACAGCGGCAGTGGGATTGTTGTATCCCAAGACGGCAATCAGTGTTGATATCCCTGCTTCGACTTCAGCGGCTGCCAAATCCTTAACTGCGGCGACTAAGCGCGGGGCAGAGTCAGCTTGTTCGACGGCGCGAATGAGGGCTTGTGCTTCGGTCATTATCAGAGTCGGGGGTCAGAGGTCGGAGGTCAGGATTTATAAGAGAGAGTCCATCAGATTCATGACTTGGATAGCGTCTGGCGTTAGATCGTGGTGTTTGGCTTGATGTTCTAGCAGTCCTTTGAGCGCTAGCAGTTTGAAGCTATTTTCTGCGGCACAACGGGCGATCGCCTCGCGCGCTGGTAGATAACCAATTGCCCCTAAATCGCTTAGTGCTGTGCGGCGCAGTTGTAGATCTTCGCCTTCTAAGGCTTGCATCAAGCGTTGACCGTAACAATCTTCCTGGGTCAACTGATACATGGCACGCGTTGCTGCGTACTGTACTTTAGCTTGGGGATGTTCTAAAAAAGGTTGAATGAGCGATATTGCCTGCGTTGCTTGTAGCGCACCCAGAGCTTCAATTACTGAGTCATAAGGTTGAGTTAAGTGCGGACGTCCTGGAACTGGTACAGCTACCTCTACACCACCTGTTAATAAGTCCATCAATGCTGGAATTGCGCTTGGTGCGTTTAACATACCTAGCGATTGTGCTGCTGCTTCGCGGACGTAATAATCTTCACACGCTAGACAGCGAATCAATCCAGGTACAGCTTGCGTGTCACCAAGTTTTCCCAAAGCCCTAGCCGCGTTGCGCCGCAGCGGATATCCTCCTAATTCGGTGCGATCGTCTTCGTCTTCTAACGCTGCGATTAAAGCTTCTACCGCTTCTGGTGCGTTGACACGAAATTTACCCAACCACCACGCAGCATAGTAGCGCAAGCTCAAATCAGGCGATCGAAGGTTGGCGATCGCCTGTTCTATAGTAAGTCCTGCTGTTTCTGCTACCGAATCTTCTGACCAACTAGAGTCCTGCATTAGCTCTTAAGAATTATTAGCATCAACGCTTAATGGTTGAATACTGACAATCTTGCCTCCTAGGCGGGTAATCCGCTGCATTTCTTCGTTCATGCGGTTGTAGGGAACCGTAATGAATACACTGCCACTACGGCGGATATCGTAGTTATTTTTGTCAGTTTCTTGGTTCTGACGCAAGCCGACAACTTCATAGCGAAAGACACGGCTAGCAGCAGAGGAGACTCCTCCATTACCAACAGTTGTTTGACCAAACATGACTGCTTTGTATCTCCTGTAGTAAGGTCTAATCTCGATCCGCGCCTGCCGCTTTATTTTTGCCTTCAGCTTCCAAGTTTTGCGTTACTGCGGTTGCTTCGCTTTTAGCTTGGCTATTACCATCAATCGTCAGTGGTTCAATACTCACAATTGTGCCACCCATGCGGTGAATGCGCTGCATTTCCTCATTCATCCGATTATAGGGGACGCTGATGAAGAAACTGCCGCTCCTCCGAATGGGATAGCTGAGTTGATCGTTTTCGTATGTCTGACGCATGCCTTTGACTTCGTAGCGAAACATCCGATTTTCGGCATTGCTGAGTCTGCCACTGCCAAGTCCTGTTTGACCAAACATTTTTATTTGTATTTCCCTGTAGTATTGCGACTTTAGATGTTAGAGGCACTCAAAAGTTTAGGATAGGCAATGCCTTGCCCGTACAAAGGCATTGCTCTGCCCCTTATGCTGGGGTGACGCTGACAATTCTGCCACCTTTTTTGGTGATTTCTTGGTACTTCTGTGACAGCCGTTCGTAGGGCACTAAAAACGCAGTGCTACTGCGGCGGACTTTTGGATATCCAGGTTGCAGAATTCCCGTGACTTCGATGCGGTACATCCGTCCGCTTTCTTCGGGAGTGCCACCTAGGGCTTTTCGGGGTGCAGCATCATCGGGAATCGCAGCAGCTTTCCAGCTGGAACTGCTACCAGCGGGTTGCATGATATTAGAAGCTTGGTTGCGTCCGAGCTCGCGGATTAACCGAGGCGATTTACCGCCTACAGTGCCGCGATCGCTTGTTGCATATCCGCGATACAGGCGAAACATACGCGTAAAACCAGTGGTTTGCACGCCTGGCTCGACCATAAATCCGCGATAATACGGGACGACGTTATTACCAAAGCTATTTTCGTATTCAATGCTATCAATATGCGAATCAATCTCAGCATCGTAGCCCTGTTCCTCACACATTTGCGTGTGATAGGCTAGCTCTTCCTCGCTGTATGGCGCGCGACCCAAGAGATGCTTAAAATTGAGTTCAACAAAGCGTTGATTTGAATTTGGATAGAAAAACTTGTTTTTGTATAAATCTGATTTGGCAACGGCGCGGACAAAATCGCGAACCGTGATATTTCCTTGTCGTAGTAGCGATTCAGCCGAGGTGAGACGTTCTGCTTGCATAACATAGTCATTGCCTAAGACCTGACGATAAACCGCACGAATTACTGTCTGAATCTCGTCTTCTGTCCAATCAGGTCGCAATTCAATTCTTGATGAAGCATCAAACGCCGAAAGACCTAGACGCCCTGCGGCTGCTAAATTATTTACCATTAAAGCGCTCATCAACGGTTCTCCCAATGCAATAAGTTTTTTGATTCTGCAAAATTGGAAAAACAATGCCCGGAAAAATTAGCAACTGCTAGCTCTTTGCGCCAACACTCGCTCACTCTTCCGGGCATCGCACCTGAATGCTAGCTCAGGGCGTTGATCGCGTAGTCAATGTATGTGTTGGCTTCGTTAGCTGCTTGACCTTGCAAGCCATGGTTTGCTTTGATGTGCTTCAATGCTTCGACGTACCAGCTAGGAGATAAGTCGAAAGAGCGGTTGATTTCGTCCAAACCAGCAATTAAGTACTCGTCCATTGGACCTGTACCGCCAGCTACTAGGCAGTAGGTGATCATGCGCAGGTAGTGACCAATGTCAC includes:
- the fldA gene encoding flavodoxin FldA; the encoded protein is MSKIGLFYGSTTGKTETVAEMIQKELGEDVVTLHNMADVDGSEFNDYENLIIACPTWNIGELQSDWDGFFPELDDIDFSGKKVAYFGTGDQVGYADNFMDALGILEEKISELGGTTVGYWSTEGYEFNESKAVKNGKFVGLALDEDNQSELTEQRVKTWLSQLKQEFGV
- a CDS encoding chlorophyll a/b binding light-harvesting protein encodes the protein MTAVISDSPYKNQIPDVGWWAGNFRLTNLSGKLLGAHVAHAGLILLWAGGMTLFELSRFHPDQPMYEQGLILLPHLATLGFGVGAGGQAISTYPYFVVAVLHLIPSVILAAGGLYHALLGPEVLEDNPTLAGFFGYDWKDKDKITSILGIHLVILGLGALLLVAKAMFWGGLFDPWAAGGGNVRVISHPTLNPIRIFGYLFGAWGSEGMAAVDNLEDVVGGHIWVGLMLIGGGIFHILTQPFAWARRILIYSGEAYLSYSIGAVAYMGFFAAYFAWVNNTVYPEVFYGPVRTLESAPGLVSVRGWLVTFHVVLALIFLIGHIWHALRARAAAAGFDFKKGDMVQPPQVTPQTAASVSSQDVTLNFLRYLPIYRPGINPLARGLEIGMAHGYWLVGPFAVLGSIGKLRDANIGDLVGLLAAGGLILILTIGFSIYGTTKLEKRLETQPRPAFATTVPNVPEALQNVNEWSQFTTGFFIGGIGGAIFAYLLLNSWSAFVAIAN
- a CDS encoding chlorophyll a/b binding light-harvesting protein yields the protein MTTVAKSPLSVEQDLAESPWWAGNARLTNLSGKLLGAHVAHAGLIVLWAGAMTLFELGHFNPAKPMYEQGLILLPHLAAQGWGVGANGTVVDTQPYFAIGVIHLISSAFLGFGGIFHSLRGPERLEGRFPFFGYDWADTNKMTTILGIHLVLLGVGAFLLVAKAMYFGGLYDPNVEDVRVITNPTLDPTVIYGYLFGAIGKFWIAGVDNLEDVVGGHIWVGLMLIFGGIFHILTKPFRWTYPFFVWSGEAYLSYSLGALALMGFVATLFVSVNTTVYPEVFYGPALVVRQNIVPYFSSPNPDFVTSRTWLANAHFWLAFFFLQGHIWHALRSRGLDFRKGRISENAVVPQPS
- the psb29 gene encoding photosystem II biogenesis protein Psp29 is translated as MNNVRTVSDTKRAFYTFHTRPINTIYRRVVEELMVEMHLLSVNVDFSYNPIYALGVVTAFERFMQGYQPERDKESIFNALCQAVEGDPKRYRQDAERLGLFAKNASTPELMAWLRGETHKEEVGDLQQQILEAIAHNPNFKYSRLFAIGVFGLLELSDPALVKDEKQRVEALKTIAATLNISEDKLNKDLELYRANVDKMEQALATIADMLSADRKKRQQQTPDKGIAVTTPDTDDPSQAPGSPHDKASFGS
- a CDS encoding calcium/sodium antiporter; the protein is MNITTVVLLIIGLVLLVAGAEILVRGASRLAASAGVSPLVIGLTIVAYGTSSPELAVSLQSAFAGQADIALGNVVGSNIFNVLFILGVSALVAPLIVSQQLVKFDVPIMIGVSFLTQLLGYDGRIGRFDGILLFICGVAYTLFLIYQSRQEKDTAVQEEYAREYGNYGTTAWLVNLGLILGGLVLLVIGSRWLVSGAIAIAQAIGVSQLVIGLTIVAAGTSLPEVATSVVASMRGERDIAVGNVVGSNIFNILAVLGLASIFSPNGVAVSAAALRFDIPVMIVTAIACLPIFFTDNVISRWEGILFLGYYVAYTTYLILYSTQHGSLPIFSLVFQAFIIPITLITLTIVTLRYIRARQSRS
- a CDS encoding phycobilisome rod-core linker polypeptide, with the protein product MALPLLQYKPTTQNHRVRSFGVADLDDETPYIYRIEDANSPAEIQELIWAAYRQVFSEHEILKANRQLQLESQLKNRAITVRDFIRGLAKSERFYQMVVAVNNNYRLVDICLKRFLGRSSYNKDEQIAWSIKIGTLGFHGFVDALLDSEEYTDNFGDYTVPYQRKRMEGRPFNLVTPRYGEDFRETAGTVTTDWRFALEQFYSRKYEQRQLREGDPRKYRDMAAAIAPKQNYAQGVSAFNIDYMNMVPVRNTSGSKR
- a CDS encoding phycobilisome rod-core linker polypeptide, encoding MPIPLLEYQPSSQNQRVSGYEVPNEDTPWIYRLEDCASDSEIQELIWAAYRQIFSEHETLKFYRQAQLESQLKNRAITVRDFIRGLAKSESFRRLVVETNSNYRLVEVGLKRLLGRAPYNRDEEIAWSIKIASLGWNGFVDALLDSEEYQTNFGDTTVPYQRRRFKDRPFNLVTPRYADYWRDKEEKERYKWGDINNFMEMASSIKTRQVQFTPVSTANIQIPDMTRDNKQGVPVSVNPSAGFPVRL
- a CDS encoding phycobilisome rod-core linker polypeptide, encoding MSIPLLEVTPTTQNQRVAGYEVPDEDAPRIYRISDVTSDTDINELIWAAYRQIFSEHLILETYRQPFLESQLRNRAITVRDFVRGLGKSEVYRELVGETNSNYRLVDITFKRFLGRATYGKDEQISWSIAIATRGLNGFIDAIVDGEEYRQNFGDDIVPYQRRRFKDRPFNLVNPRYGAYWRDRQTLQSISGRSYYQVRRTQTMPKQEAARQAIPSTFFAMAGSLLPNERNYQRTIASVTSQVKTMEIPDMTRGENSLQRAVKPTEVALPYRYIPSANPKVD
- a CDS encoding HEAT repeat domain-containing protein, producing MTEAQALIRAVEQADSAPRLVAAVKDLAAAEVEAGISTLIAVLGYNNPTAAVAAVQGLIQIGSPAVQPLIDQLDDYNYGARAYAIRALAAIADPRALDILLASAATDFAPSVRRAAAKGLGNLRWRELPAQQQSVAQAKALETLAVIAQDADWSIRYAAVVGLQSLATTSKLTSQIQDKLAQILETEKDAAVRSRVQLAQLQVFSTTF
- a CDS encoding HEAT repeat domain-containing protein — protein: MQDSSWSEDSVAETAGLTIEQAIANLRSPDLSLRYYAAWWLGKFRVNAPEAVEALIAALEDEDDRTELGGYPLRRNAARALGKLGDTQAVPGLIRCLACEDYYVREAAAQSLGMLNAPSAIPALMDLLTGGVEVAVPVPGRPHLTQPYDSVIEALGALQATQAISLIQPFLEHPQAKVQYAATRAMYQLTQEDCYGQRLMQALEGEDLQLRRTALSDLGAIGYLPAREAIARCAAENSFKLLALKGLLEHQAKHHDLTPDAIQVMNLMDSLL